One genomic window of Leopardus geoffroyi isolate Oge1 chromosome C3, O.geoffroyi_Oge1_pat1.0, whole genome shotgun sequence includes the following:
- the LOC123585288 gene encoding left-right determination factor 1-like yields MRPLWLCWALWALPLTGPGAALTGEQVRVSLLRQLGLREAPVLDQHDVEGLVTPAHVRAQYVALLRRSHGAHSRGKRFSQRVREVAGRLLVAEASTHVLVFGMEGRLLPNSELVQAVLRLFREPVPKAALRRLERLSPHRARTRVTVEWLRIHEHGSNRTYLVDSRLVSLQGSGWKAFDVTEAVNFWRQLGGSGQPLLLQVSVQRVHLGSRASGAHTLLRFASQGQEGPGQGEPQLELHTLDLGAYGAQGDCNPEAPVAEGARCCRQETYVDLRGMRWAENWVLEPPGFLAYECVGACQQPPEPPTFRRPFPGPRQCVASETTSLPLIVGVKEGGRPRPQVVSLPNMRVEECSCAWDGAPVPRRLGP; encoded by the exons ATGAGGCCCCTGTGGCTGTGCTGGGCGCTCTGGGCGCTGCCCCTGACGGGCCCCGGGGCCGCCCTGACCGGGGAGCAGGTGCGGGTCAGCCTGCTGCGGCAGCTGGGCCTCCGCGAGGCGCCCGTCCTGGACCAGCACGACGTGGAGGGGCTGGTCACCCCGGCCCACGTGAGGGCCCAGTACGTGGCCCTGCTGCGGCGCAGCCACGGCGCCCACTCCCGCGGGAAGAGGTTCAGCCAGAGAGTCCGAG AGGTGGCGGGCAGGTTACTGGTGGCCGAGGCCTCCACGCACGTGCTGGTGTTCGGCATGGAGGGGCGCCTGCTGCCGAACAGCGAGCTGGTGCAGGCCGTGCTGCGCCTCTTCCGGGAGCCGGTCCCCAAGGCCGCGCTGCGCAGGCTCGAGCGGCTGTCCCCGCACCGCGCCCGCACCCGCGTCACCGTCGAGTGGCTGCGCATCCATGAGCACGGCTCGAACCGCACCTACCTGGTGGACTCCAG GCTGGTGTCCCTGCAGGGGAGTGGCTGGAAGGCCTTCGACGTGACCGAGGCCGTAAACTTCTGGCGCCAGCTGGGCGGGTCTGGACAGCCGCTGCTGCTGCAGGTGTCTGTGCAGAGGGTGCACCTGGGCTCGCGGGCCTCAGGGGCCCACACGCTGCTCCGCTTCGCGTCCCAGGGCCAGGAGGGCCCGGGGCAGGGCGAGCCCCAGCTGGAGCTGCACACCCTGGACCTCGGGGCCTACGG AGCTCAGGGAGACTGTAACCCCGAGGCGCCGGTGGCGGAGGGCGCCCGCTGCTGCCGCCAGGAGACCTACGTTGACCTGCGGGGCATGCGGTGGGCTGAGAACTGGGTCCTGGAGCCCCCGGGCTTCCTGGCCTACGAGTGTGTGGGCGCGTGCCAGCAGCCCCCGGAGCCCCCGACCTTCAGGCGGCCGTTCCCGGGGCCGCGACAGTGCGTCGCCTCGGAGACGACCTCGCTGCCCCTGATCGTGGGCGTCAAGGAGGGCGGCAGGCCCAGGCCCCAGGTGGTCAGCCTGCCCAACATGAGGGTGGAGGAGTGCAGCTGCGCGTGGGACGGGGCGCCCGTGCCCAGGAGGCTGGGGCCTTAG